A single Chryseobacterium sp. DNA region contains:
- a CDS encoding SDR family oxidoreductase gives MHKILITGGAGFIGSNLTEYFLNKNYKVVCLDNFATGHRHNVEPFFENPDYTLIEGDIRDLDVCRKAVDGVDYILHQAALGSVPRSIKDPITSNDVNVSGFLNMLVAARDANVKRFVYAASSSTYGDSESLPKVEEVIGKPLSPYAITKYVNELYADVFSKTYGIECIGLRYFNVFGRRQDPNGAYAAVIPLFVKQLMSHESPKINGEGNYSRDFTYIDNVIQMNELAMLTDNPEAINTVYNTAVGDRTTLNDLVKYLREYLGEFDAEIADINAIHGPNRIGDIPHSLASIEKAEKLLGYKPTHTIDKGLKEAVQWYWENLK, from the coding sequence ATGCATAAAATTTTAATTACCGGTGGAGCAGGTTTTATAGGCTCTAATTTAACTGAGTATTTTTTAAATAAAAATTATAAAGTTGTTTGTCTGGATAATTTTGCAACTGGGCACCGTCATAATGTAGAGCCTTTCTTCGAAAATCCTGATTATACTTTAATAGAGGGAGACATCCGTGATCTTGACGTTTGTAGAAAAGCGGTTGATGGAGTGGATTATATTTTACACCAGGCAGCATTAGGTTCTGTTCCCCGTTCGATTAAAGATCCTATTACGAGTAACGATGTTAATGTTTCAGGCTTTTTAAATATGCTGGTGGCTGCACGTGATGCCAATGTTAAACGTTTTGTATATGCAGCATCGTCATCTACCTACGGAGATTCAGAATCTTTGCCGAAAGTGGAAGAGGTGATTGGAAAGCCATTATCTCCTTATGCAATCACAAAATATGTCAATGAGCTTTATGCAGATGTGTTTAGTAAGACTTATGGCATAGAATGTATAGGATTGCGTTATTTCAACGTTTTTGGACGCCGCCAGGATCCGAATGGTGCTTATGCAGCAGTAATTCCATTGTTTGTAAAACAACTGATGAGCCACGAATCACCCAAGATTAATGGCGAGGGTAATTACTCACGGGATTTTACCTATATCGACAATGTTATTCAGATGAATGAACTGGCGATGTTGACAGATAATCCTGAAGCGATTAATACCGTTTACAATACTGCGGTTGGAGACCGTACCACTTTAAATGATCTGGTTAAATATCTAAGGGAATATCTTGGAGAATTTGATGCAGAAATTGCTGATATTAATGCTATTCACGGTCCCAACCGTATCGGAGATATTCCACATTCATTGGCTTCTATTGAAAAAGCGGAAAAATTATTAGGCTACAAGCCCACCCATACTATAGATAAAGGATTAAAAGAAGCCGTTCAATGGTATTGGGAAAA